TGCTTCCTGTCCACACACCGGAACCCACGGTGTGGGGTCAGCGACCCAGGAGCGGACCCCTCTGTTCTCAAGTTCGTTGAGTTTCGGAGCTTCGGTGGTTAGGGTCACCGAGGCAGGAGGACCAGGCTCCACTGGCTCCTGGCTATTCTGGGGTGGcttcttctgttctttctctcaaCCTGGACTCAGTTTCTTGGTGGACGAAATGGACGGGCCCTCGGTCTCGTCGAGCGGGGCGCTGTGGGTTGGGTGGCGCTGCCGTGTCGGGAGGCTGCAGCTGGCCGGAGCGCGTGCGTGGTGACTGAGTTGCATGCATCTATTTTTTACGAGGTCCTCCCAGTCTTGGACTTATTCGAGTTCACCACTTAACGGGTGTTGCACGTGATGGTCCCGTGGAGAGGGTGGAGCCTGGGTGCCAGGCCCCGTCCACCTCGAGGCACTCAGCCCTCTCCACGGGCAGATCGCCGCAATGCGCCCGGGCAGGTAGGGCACCGGCAGTGAGCAGTGTTCCACGGGAGCACACGAGAGGACCCCTTACCCTGCCCAAGCTGACTCTCCGAGGGCGAGGAGGAGCTGGCTTGTGGAAGAGCGTTGTGGCGGGGGCGTGGAGTTGGAAGGAAGAGGGACACTCGGGCAAAGGGAGTAAATAGCCTTTGGATGGCAGAGAAGTGAACTGCGTGATGTACATGAACTATTAACAAACGGATAAAATGTTACAGAATAAAAAGTGGGTTATGAGGTTGGAAAGGTAGGCAGGGCCAGGTCTTGGAAGGTTTGGTGTGTTGTGTAAAGAGTTTGGAGTGTTTTTGTAGGTAAGGAAGGGGGTGAAGGTAGGTCTTAAGCAGAAAGCGATGTGGTCTCTTGTGCATTTCAGGTAGCCGGTTCACCTGGGTGTGGTGGTGGGTTTAGGTGCCTTAAGGCTGATGGGAAACAGAGCCCATAGGAGGCTGTTGGCAAAGGTCCGGGCACGAGGTTGTTGGGACCTGAACCAGGGCAGGGGCTATGAAGGTGGGAAGGCGAGGCGGCTCTAAGCAGCACCACCGGGGGTGTCTGATGGGCAGGCAGCTGGAGGTCGTGGTCAGAGGGGCAGTAAGGGTGAGTGGCCAGAGTGGAGGTGAGCAGGGCTGGACCTGGGGGGTGGTTGTTGGCTGAGGCCTCAATGTCACCTGCGGTGATGGAGGAACTTTGTGACTCAAACGCCGAATCATAAAATGAATGGAAGGCTGTGATCGGCCCATGACGAGGGGGCTGGTAAATGACAGACACGAGGAAAAGTTAGAAGGCGGCCTGTCCAAAGTGCGTCTGAGCGTTCAGGGGTACAGGGAGAGCAGGGGAGTCACAAGCATGCTCAGCATAGGAGTTTGGTGGCCCTGGGTGGTCAGCGAGCTCAGTGGGTTAGAATGTCGGCCCCATGAGcggaggttgcaggtttgattcccgtcaggacacatacaagcgTCAGCCAATGTATGCATAACTAAATGGAACAGCtactcagtgtttctctctctctaaaatcaatcaatcagttttaaaaaacacataggagccctggctggtgctgctcagtggactgagcaccggcctgggaACCACGGGGTCTCCAGTGGTGTTCCCtgttagggcacaggcctgggttgcaggccaagtccccagtagggggcgcacaagaggcaaccatacagtgatgtttctctttctcccttcccttctctctaaaaataaatagaatctttaaaaaaataggagctTAGTAATGTTTCTGGATTTAAATTCATGAGTTTTTGGTGTGTGTGACTGATTAGCCTTCTGAGCAGTTACGCATCTGGACCTGGCTGGATTGGAGGAAACCTAAAGATGGGTTTCTGGAAGGATGAGCCTGGGCTACTGAGGTCAAGGATGCTTATTTCTTTGAAATCCCTTTCAGGACAATTTGTGTGAGATTCGCAAACGGATTTCAACGTGTCTTTTTCCATCGGATCCTTGCCAGGTCTGAGCAGtggcctccttcctgcctgtttGAGAGATGGGGCCGTgggacttgcctaaggtcacagggCCACGTGGGTTGTTAGTGGTGCGGACGGAGCGGACACTGGTTCTCACTCTGGGGATCTTCGGTTGCCCCCAGGCGGCCCCGACGCACCTGCAGCAGCTCCCGAGCTGAAGGGCAAACTCTCTTCTGCTCAGTTGTGCGGCACTGAAGGGGCGAGCTGGCTGCGGGCAGCACCGGGGACCCAGGGCCCTGTGTTGGAGGCCCGGACTCCCAGGGCGACAGCTAATCGCTGCGCCTGCTGAACGTGCGGCGCTAAAGCCCCGCCCCACGTTGCGTCCTCACCCAGGCGGAGTGACGCCCGCTCCCCAGCGGCGTCTGGGACCCAGGGCACCATCTGCCGTCGGTGCagagctctgggcctcagtttccaacACACGCTCACCGGGCGCTGCCCTGTGCCAGGCGCGGCGTCAGCACTGGCAGTGCGGGGGGGACGAGACCGGTTCCTGCCGCCGAAGGGCTCACAGGCTCTTTCGTCCTCACAGCGCAGCGGGGCGTGCGGGTGCTGAGCAGGGGTTCCGGAAGGCGTCGCGCACCTGAGCCCCCAGCATGGCGGGCCCGAAGCGCCGGGCGAGCCAGGCGTGGCCGGAAGAGCGGGGCGAGCAGGAGCACGGGCTGTACAGCCTGCACCGCATGTTCGACATCGTGGGCACCCACCTGACGCACCGAGACGTGCGCGTTCTGTCCTTCCTCTTCGTGGACGTCATCGACGACCACGAGCGGGGCCTCATCCGAAACGGGCGTGACTTCCTACTGGCGCTGGAGCGCCAGGGCCGCTGCGACGAGAGCAACTTCCGCCAGGTGCTGCAGCTGCTGCGCATCATCACTCGCCACGACCTGCTGCCCTACGTCACCCTCAAGAGGCGGCGGGCCGGtgaggggccgggctggggacGTGGGCATGGCGGGGAGTGCCGGCGGGAGGCAGCACTGGCCCTGGGGGTGcccggggctgtggggaggcccGTTGGAGGGTTGGACCAGGAGGAGGGGGGCAGCATCTTCCCAAATGactccctctccccctgcagtCTGCCCCGACCTTGTAGACAAGTATCTGGAGGAGACATCGATTCGCTATGTGACCCCCAGAGCCCTCAGCGATCCAGAGCCAAGGCCTCCCCAATCCCCTAAAACAGGTGAGAGGGTTTTAACTCCCCCAACTCCATCATCCAGAAAGGGCACACAGGCCATGACCAGCGTGGCTTCGTGGGGTGAGCGTCATCCTGCTGGACAAGGTTTGATGTCCAGGCGAggtgcctgcctgggttgcatgccaggtccctggttggggtgcatgagagggaACCCAGCCAATGGATgtgtctgtccctccctttctcccttccttctcccgtctctgaaaataaataaaatctttaaagaaaaaagacagaaaggacaTGGAACCCATCATAGTCCCAGCTTAAAATGGAAGGACACTGCCTCCTTCCATAGCCCCATAAAAATCAGGTGAGGCGCTGTTGCGTCCCCTGGGTCCTGTGATTGTTTCCACGTTGTGTCCTCCTAGGTCACATTGTGGATCCTGAATTTCCTGCCAAGTCTAAGTGATTCCTTCCTCATGCTAAGAGCAGTGTTTGAGCTTCTGCCTTTACCCCCcgtcttctccccctccccctgccagtgCCTCCCCACTACCCTGTGGTGTGCTGCCCCACTTCGGGCCCTCAGATGTGTAGCAAGAGGCCAGCTCGAGGGAGAGCCACACTTGGGAGCCAGCGGAAACGCCGGAAGTCAGTGACCCCGGACCCCAAGGAGAAGCAGACATGTGGTGAGAAGTCCGTGGGTCCCAGGGGCGCGCGCTCCATGGCAGGCTCCCTGTGGGTGCCGGTGCAGAGTGGGGCTGAGCTTTCAGTTAGCACCAGGTCACGGGCGCCAGCACGGCGTCCTCCCCGCTCCTCGCTGCAGGGCAGCCCAGGTCaccctgtgtgggggagggccgCGTGTCCTGTGCCTGTCGACCAGGGAGGTGCTTCCCAGAGGCGAGGTGCCGCTCCAGCGGCCGGATAACGGGCCTGGGTGCCGCCCGCTCCGCTGCAGAACCACCTGCATTCGGGCTGGTTCGGGGGCCCCTGGACAAGGGGGAGGGGCCGTCCGGTGCTCCAGCTTCACCGCTCTGCAGCTCTCCAACCCTTTCTCGGAAGCTCATCCCTCACAGCCGTCCCTGGTCCACCCCTGCTCTCTCCGGCAGACATCAGGCTGCGGGTCCGGGCCGAGTACTGCCAGCACGAGACCGCTCTGCAGGGCAACGTCTTCTCCAACAAGCAGGACCCGCTCGAGCGCCAGTTCGAGCGCTTCAACCAGGCCAACACCATCCTCAAGTCCCGGGACCTGGGCTCCATCATCTGTGACATCAAGTTCTCCGAGCTCACCTACCTCGACGCCTTCTGGCGCGACTACATCAACGGCTCGTTGCTGGAGGCGCTGAAGGGCGTCTTCATCACAGACTCCCTCAAGCAGGCGGTGGGCCACGAAGCCATCAAGCTGCTGGTGAACGTGGACGAGGAGGACTACGAGCTGGGCCGACAGAAACTCCTGAGGAACTTGATGCTGCAGGCCTTGCCCTGACCTtcccctcccagggctcctccTGGCACTCACCTCGGGAGCACACAGACTGTCTGGGTTTGTTCTCGCCCCTTCCAACCAACCAATCAcacccctgcctttttttttttttaaggaaaagacaaaggaaaatggaagtggtgtcccccacccctccctgcacccatGTGCCTGGGCTTCCCGTGTCCCTTCCCACTCAGCCCGATGAGTCTGCAGCCACCTCGCCCCGGCCCCGAGACAGGTGTGCAGGGAGGAGCCAAGTCCGTAGGACAGTGTGTGCAAGGGGCCGGAGCGAAGGCTGCGTCCGGTGCCCTGAGGGGCTCTCACATGTCCGTCTGACTCGCTAAAGGGCTGTGAGTAAGGAAGCTGTGTTGTGTGGAAGGTGAGACCGAAGTGTCTTTTGGAAATTAATCACCATCCTCTCCCAAATtatagagtttttttaaaaagaagctgtggccctttccactctct
This portion of the Phyllostomus discolor isolate MPI-MPIP mPhyDis1 chromosome 14, mPhyDis1.pri.v3, whole genome shotgun sequence genome encodes:
- the DEDD gene encoding death effector domain-containing protein — its product is MAGPKRRASQAWPEERGEQEHGLYSLHRMFDIVGTHLTHRDVRVLSFLFVDVIDDHERGLIRNGRDFLLALERQGRCDESNFRQVLQLLRIITRHDLLPYVTLKRRRAVCPDLVDKYLEETSIRYVTPRALSDPEPRPPQSPKTVPPHYPVVCCPTSGPQMCSKRPARGRATLGSQRKRRKSVTPDPKEKQTCDIRLRVRAEYCQHETALQGNVFSNKQDPLERQFERFNQANTILKSRDLGSIICDIKFSELTYLDAFWRDYINGSLLEALKGVFITDSLKQAVGHEAIKLLVNVDEEDYELGRQKLLRNLMLQALP